A portion of the Algisphaera agarilytica genome contains these proteins:
- a CDS encoding GNAT family N-acetyltransferase: MSAASEPDPIEIVQLTAQDAEELRDVRLRALRESPTAFGSSYEVESALDESAWREKAQAWTYPQRCATWVVRRGGSTCGLTACVIDDQQADRGWLVSVWVDPETRRVGIAGRLLDHAVAWAQRMNLTELRLHVTSNNPPAQRLYEKHGFVATGDSMPHPRVADLIEYEMRRRLGDN, translated from the coding sequence ATGAGCGCAGCCTCTGAGCCTGACCCGATCGAGATCGTTCAACTCACGGCCCAAGACGCCGAGGAGCTCCGCGATGTGCGTCTGCGCGCGTTACGCGAAAGCCCGACGGCCTTCGGCTCGAGCTACGAAGTTGAATCGGCGCTCGATGAATCGGCTTGGCGAGAAAAGGCCCAAGCCTGGACATACCCACAGCGGTGCGCGACCTGGGTCGTACGGCGGGGCGGCTCGACCTGTGGTCTTACCGCGTGTGTGATTGATGACCAGCAGGCCGACCGCGGCTGGCTGGTTTCGGTGTGGGTCGACCCGGAAACACGCCGCGTCGGTATCGCGGGCCGGCTGCTCGATCACGCGGTGGCGTGGGCCCAGCGCATGAACCTCACGGAGCTGCGGCTCCACGTTACCTCGAACAACCCGCCCGCCCAGAGGCTCTACGAGAAACATGGTTTCGTGGCCACCGGCGACTCGATGCCCCACCCGCGTGTCGCCGACCTGATCGAGTATGAGATGCGACGCCGGTTGGGTGATAACTGA
- the thrS gene encoding threonine--tRNA ligase, translating into MSIQVTLPDGTQKSYDDGSTPYDVAKSIGEKLAEAAIGARVNGELYDVHRPLPGDCELALVTAPRIDKKGRSKWRDEQHEKDALYLLRHSTAHVMAEAIERLYPDVELAYGPPLDTGFYYDMKLDTPIREADFARIEDEMKKIVEENRAFSRYELSTDEGMAKLGEENNKYKLDNAEKAIEKGSATLSWYITGESGNWEDLCMGPHVDTTSRIGAFKVMSVAASNWKGDVTLDRFQRVYGTAFFGEADLADRMEALEQAKARDHRVIGRQLGLFEIDEMVGQGLVLWKPKGAVVRDQLQKFISEHLERQGYSQVFTPHIGKLDLYRTSGHFPYYADSQYPPILERETIRQLADGCSCCAELADKLTFDGENAADIAAEVSGGGYMLKPMNCPHHIRIFASDKHSYRDLPIRLAEFGTVYRWEQSGELGGMTRVRGFTQDDAHLFVTPDQLADEVLGCIELVKIVFSTLGMDDYRVRVGLRDPDSSKFVGKESDWDAAEAACINAAESLGVSFSQEPGEAAFYGPKIDFVVKDVIGREWQLGTVQVDYQLPQRFELSYIGADNAEHRPIMIHRAPFGSMERFIGCLIEHFNGAFPLWLSPEQVRVLPISDKFNDYGEKVLAALKDAGFRADIDTSKNRVKGKVKSAQEAKVPYMLVVGGKDEEANTVSVRHRSEGDQGAVPLEEFLQSIVKERDERSL; encoded by the coding sequence CGGCGAAAAGCTCGCCGAGGCCGCCATCGGCGCCCGCGTCAACGGCGAGCTGTATGACGTCCACCGCCCGCTGCCCGGCGACTGCGAGCTGGCGTTGGTCACCGCCCCCCGCATCGACAAGAAGGGCCGCAGCAAGTGGCGCGACGAGCAGCATGAGAAAGACGCCCTCTACCTGCTCCGCCACTCCACCGCCCACGTCATGGCCGAGGCCATCGAGCGCCTCTACCCCGACGTCGAGCTCGCCTACGGCCCGCCGCTCGACACCGGCTTCTACTACGACATGAAACTCGACACCCCGATCCGCGAGGCCGACTTCGCCCGGATCGAGGACGAGATGAAGAAGATCGTGGAAGAGAACCGCGCGTTCTCACGCTACGAACTCTCCACCGACGAAGGCATGGCCAAGCTTGGCGAAGAAAACAACAAGTACAAGCTCGACAACGCTGAGAAGGCTATCGAAAAAGGCAGCGCGACCCTGTCGTGGTACATCACCGGCGAGTCGGGCAACTGGGAAGACCTGTGCATGGGGCCCCATGTCGACACGACCTCACGCATCGGCGCGTTCAAGGTCATGTCCGTCGCCGCGAGTAACTGGAAGGGCGACGTCACCCTCGACCGCTTCCAGCGCGTCTACGGCACCGCCTTCTTCGGCGAGGCCGACCTCGCTGATCGTATGGAAGCCCTCGAACAAGCCAAGGCCCGCGACCACCGCGTCATCGGCCGGCAGCTCGGCCTATTCGAGATCGACGAGATGGTCGGCCAAGGCCTGGTGCTCTGGAAGCCCAAGGGCGCGGTCGTCCGCGATCAACTGCAGAAGTTCATCAGCGAGCACCTAGAACGCCAGGGCTACTCGCAGGTTTTCACGCCGCACATCGGCAAGCTCGACCTGTACCGCACCTCGGGCCACTTCCCGTACTACGCGGATTCGCAGTACCCGCCGATCCTGGAACGCGAGACCATCCGTCAATTGGCGGACGGCTGCTCGTGTTGCGCCGAGTTGGCCGACAAGCTGACCTTCGACGGTGAGAACGCGGCCGATATCGCTGCGGAAGTTTCCGGCGGGGGCTACATGCTCAAGCCGATGAACTGCCCGCACCACATCCGCATCTTTGCTTCGGACAAACACAGCTACCGCGACCTGCCCATCCGCCTCGCGGAGTTCGGCACCGTCTACCGCTGGGAGCAGTCCGGCGAGCTCGGCGGCATGACCCGCGTCCGCGGCTTCACCCAGGACGATGCCCACCTGTTCGTCACGCCCGACCAGTTGGCCGACGAGGTGCTCGGCTGCATCGAACTCGTGAAGATCGTCTTCAGTACGCTGGGCATGGACGACTACCGCGTCCGTGTCGGCCTGCGTGACCCCGACTCGTCGAAGTTCGTCGGCAAGGAAAGCGACTGGGACGCGGCCGAGGCGGCGTGCATCAACGCGGCAGAATCCCTCGGCGTGTCGTTCAGCCAAGAGCCCGGCGAAGCGGCGTTCTACGGCCCGAAGATCGACTTCGTTGTGAAGGACGTCATCGGCCGGGAGTGGCAGCTCGGCACCGTGCAGGTCGACTACCAGCTCCCGCAGCGGTTCGAGCTCTCATACATCGGTGCGGACAATGCCGAGCACCGCCCGATCATGATCCACCGCGCCCCGTTCGGTTCGATGGAGCGGTTCATCGGCTGCCTGATCGAACACTTCAACGGCGCGTTCCCCCTCTGGCTCAGCCCCGAGCAGGTCCGCGTGCTGCCGATCAGCGACAAGTTCAACGATTACGGCGAGAAGGTCCTGGCCGCGCTCAAGGATGCCGGCTTCCGTGCCGACATCGACACGTCCAAGAACCGCGTCAAAGGCAAGGTGAAGTCCGCCCAGGAAGCCAAGGTGCCGTACATGCTCGTGGTCGGCGGCAAGGACGAAGAGGCCAACACCGTCAGTGTTCGCCACCGCAGCGAAGGCGACCAGGGGGCCGTGCCGCTGGAAGAGTTCTTGCAGAGCATCGTGAAAGAACGCGATGAGCGCAGCCTCTGA